One genomic region from Anopheles bellator chromosome 2, idAnoBellAS_SP24_06.2, whole genome shotgun sequence encodes:
- the LOC131207750 gene encoding uncharacterized protein LOC131207750: MGHRGQWKYSVLSVLLFGSLITSAVVNPSAKVDFTEADDLNEEGNGAGFVSVYKNFPKIQVTVDTQKLKRVPQPETKSDESSSGSSGSSGSESVERPSVGVRTDITIEISEERAGNDTRPPVAGGDREVKKDRNGTGGKKDRGDGAPDDDNASIPVFKGMAGVSPAKPKPKPTPERAPPGGGPILTLGQRPPSTSFFYGSADDRNRISGEYDAWNGRSHPHTVTAIWTTERPYLRRAEHDFAGPGQHQQTYYKGYIPFNVGHHHHQHPQSTEHHHSGDWKPCYCSIYQPWAARAPTNPVLPPAPHSPPATVPPRSKVDNKVDVPSASYRQQQYRSIH, from the exons atgggccACAGAGGACAGTGGAAGTATAGTGTTTTGAGTGTGCTCCTCTTTGGCTCCCTAATCACCTCGGCAGTGGTAAATCCATCCGCAAAAGTGGATTTTACTGAGGCGGACGACCTGAACGAGGAAGGGAATGGGGCCGGGTTCGTGAGTGTGTACAAAAACTTCCCCAAAATTCAAGTGACGGTCGATACGCAGAAACTGAAGCGCGTTCCGCAACCGGAAACCAAGAGCGACGAGTCCAGCTCGGGTAGTTCCGGTAGCTCCGGTTCGGAGTCCGTCGAGCGCCCGTCGGTTGGCGTGCGGACGGACATAACGATCGAGATATCGGAGGAAAGAGCCGGGAACGATACacgcccgccggtggccggtggtgatCGGGAGGTGAAAAAGGATCGTAACGGCACTGGTGGTAAAAAGGATCGAGGTGACGGTGCACCGGACGATGACAATGCCAGCATACCGGTGTTCAAGGGTATGGCCGGAGTTTCGCCAGCCAAACCCAAACCAAAGCCAACGCCAGAGCGGGCGCCCCCGGGCGGGGGACCTATCTTGACCCTCGGTCAGCGGCCACCCTCGACTAGCTTCTTCTACGGAAGCGCCGATGATCGCAATCGAATCAGTGGAGAGTACGACGCCTGGAACGGACGGTCGCATCCACACACGGTCACGGCCATCTGGACAACGGAAAGGCCCTACCTACGGAGGGCGGAGCACGACTTTGCTG GTCCCGGTCAGCACCAGCAGACCTACTACAAAGGGTACATTCCGTTCAATGtgggccaccatcaccaccagcatccTCAATCGACCGAGCATCACCATTCGGGAGACTGGAAACCGTGTTACTGCAGCATCTACCAGCCGTGGGCCGCACGTGCCCCTACGAATCCCGTTCTTCCCCCGGCGCCCCACTCACCACCTGCCACGGTTCCACCCAGGAGTAAGGTGGACAACAAAGTGGACGTCCCGAGTGCATCgtaccggcagcagcagtaccgcTCCATCCACTAA